The Peribacillus sp. FSL E2-0218 genome contains a region encoding:
- the bioA gene encoding adenosylmethionine--8-amino-7-oxononanoate transaminase: MNHIELEQWDKEYVWHPFTQMKTYRESKPLIIERGEGSYLIDVDGNRYLDGYASLWVNVHGHNEPELNGALIAQVNKIAHSTLLGSANVPSILLAKKLAEITPGHLSKVFYSDTGSAAVEIALKVAYQYWQNIDPNKHRHKNKFVSLDEAYHGDTVGAVSVGGMDLYHRIFKPLLFERISVPSPHAYHMTEYGDQEAVKNHCLNELEKLLQQQAAQIAGLIIEPLVQGAAGIITHPDGFLKEVEMLCKQYDVLLICDEVAVGFGRTGTMFACEQEDVVPDIMCMGKGITGGYMPLAATIMNDRIFQSFLGEREEHKTFYHGHTYTGNQLACALALKNIELMEERGLIHDIQKKARQLTKKLQALYELPIVGDIRQRGLMIGVEIVKDRHTKETFSLQENVVSGIINKARGNGLIIRELGPVITMMPILAMSEEELNAMVDTVYRSIQEVAIEKGWLPATH, translated from the coding sequence ATGAACCATATCGAATTAGAGCAATGGGATAAGGAGTATGTCTGGCACCCATTCACCCAAATGAAAACGTATCGCGAAAGCAAGCCATTAATCATCGAGCGCGGTGAGGGCAGCTACCTGATTGATGTGGATGGCAATCGCTATCTCGACGGCTATGCATCCCTATGGGTGAATGTCCACGGCCATAATGAGCCGGAGCTCAATGGCGCCCTTATTGCACAAGTGAACAAAATCGCGCACTCGACGCTGCTCGGATCTGCCAATGTTCCTTCGATCTTGCTGGCAAAAAAACTGGCGGAGATCACACCCGGACATTTATCCAAGGTCTTCTACTCTGACACGGGATCTGCGGCTGTCGAAATCGCCCTTAAAGTCGCCTATCAATATTGGCAGAATATCGATCCAAACAAGCATCGGCATAAAAACAAATTCGTCTCCCTCGACGAAGCATACCACGGAGATACCGTTGGAGCTGTAAGCGTGGGCGGCATGGACCTGTATCATAGGATCTTCAAGCCCCTCTTATTCGAACGCATCTCCGTCCCTTCGCCACATGCCTATCACATGACCGAATACGGAGATCAAGAAGCGGTGAAAAACCATTGTCTGAATGAACTGGAGAAGCTGCTGCAGCAGCAAGCCGCACAAATTGCCGGATTGATCATCGAGCCGTTAGTTCAAGGAGCGGCAGGCATCATCACCCATCCAGATGGCTTTTTGAAGGAAGTCGAAATGTTATGCAAGCAGTATGATGTCCTTTTGATTTGTGACGAAGTGGCCGTAGGATTCGGGCGTACCGGTACGATGTTCGCCTGCGAGCAAGAAGATGTCGTCCCGGATATCATGTGCATGGGCAAAGGGATCACTGGCGGCTATATGCCGCTTGCGGCGACCATCATGAATGATCGGATTTTCCAATCCTTCCTGGGGGAGCGTGAGGAGCATAAAACCTTTTATCACGGCCATACCTATACAGGTAACCAGCTAGCCTGCGCACTGGCGCTGAAGAACATCGAACTGATGGAGGAGCGCGGACTCATACATGACATCCAGAAGAAAGCCAGGCAGCTTACAAAAAAACTGCAGGCGCTATACGAACTTCCCATCGTCGGCGATATCCGCCAGCGCGGGCTGATGATAGGAGTGGAAATCGTCAAAGACCGCCATACGAAAGAAACGTTCTCGCTTCAAGAGAACGTCGTTTCCGGAATCATCAATAAGGCACGGGGAAATGGCCTGATCATCCGCGAACTTGGCCCCGTCATCACGATGATGCCGATCCTGGCCATGTCGGAAGAAGAATTGAATGCCATGGTCGACACGGTTTACCGCTCGATACAAGAAGTGGCCATCGAAAAAGGATGGCTCCCAGCCACTCATTGA
- a CDS encoding pitrilysin family protein: MVIGSHIEKKNISGLDTLLVNKKGFLENYILLSVGFGGMDSHFQDGWNRKIPYGTAHFLEHLIIQNVQFDAIYRFGEIGASLNASTNFERTSFSISCTEQLGLNIQMILKLVQSISITKDIVEKEKKIIKQEFMQLHSNRKNSCYTHLLSDLYGGESGLAQPIIGNSGSIESMDACMLQKCFQKFYSIENMKIIIIGELNPEEVYDVIERALANSPVKEKERFSPFIPVKRESLKIEQINSTQSVLFWGNAITYGNDAGNPYNDIRKEFSIRVGLEILFGRTSEFQRKIHGQGLIDGSIDVKCEFSNRYCFSLLNTITNKPSDVMEEIDKTKKDIRKRSIGDVEFLISKRRIIGRIIDVYDHPAKLANSILHYSIRGMDFSDVLDVMNLITKKEVMDAMHSHLL; this comes from the coding sequence ATGGTTATTGGTAGTCATATCGAAAAAAAGAACATAAGCGGATTGGACACTCTGTTGGTCAATAAAAAAGGTTTTCTCGAAAACTATATTCTCCTATCGGTCGGATTTGGAGGGATGGATAGCCATTTTCAGGATGGATGGAATAGGAAAATCCCCTATGGAACTGCACATTTTTTAGAGCATCTCATTATACAAAATGTGCAGTTCGACGCCATATATAGATTTGGTGAAATAGGGGCTTCTCTAAATGCCAGTACGAATTTCGAACGTACATCATTTTCCATATCCTGTACGGAACAGCTTGGATTAAATATTCAAATGATTCTAAAACTTGTCCAGTCGATTTCCATAACAAAGGACATCGTGGAAAAAGAAAAAAAAATCATCAAGCAGGAGTTTATGCAATTACATAGTAATAGAAAAAACAGCTGTTACACCCATCTATTGTCTGATTTATATGGGGGAGAAAGCGGGTTGGCACAGCCGATCATTGGCAATTCAGGAAGTATAGAATCAATGGATGCCTGCATGCTGCAGAAGTGTTTTCAAAAATTCTATTCAATAGAGAATATGAAAATCATCATCATAGGAGAATTAAATCCTGAAGAGGTCTATGACGTCATCGAACGTGCGCTTGCAAATTCCCCAGTAAAAGAAAAAGAACGTTTTTCGCCATTCATACCAGTCAAAAGAGAGAGCCTGAAAATCGAACAGATTAATAGCACTCAATCTGTCCTCTTCTGGGGGAATGCAATCACTTATGGAAATGATGCTGGGAATCCTTATAACGATATCCGTAAGGAATTCAGCATTAGAGTCGGGTTGGAAATTCTTTTCGGCAGGACCTCCGAATTTCAGCGGAAAATCCATGGCCAGGGTTTAATAGATGGAAGCATCGATGTCAAATGCGAATTTTCAAATAGATATTGCTTTTCGTTATTAAACACAATCACAAACAAGCCATCAGACGTGATGGAAGAAATCGATAAAACAAAAAAAGATATACGGAAGAGGAGTATCGGTGATGTTGAATTTCTAATTTCGAAACGAAGGATTATCGGAAGGATAATCGATGTATATGATCACCCAGCAAAGTTAGCCAATTCGATCCTCCATTATTCCATTAGAGGGATGGATTTTTCCGATGTTCTTGACGTAATGAATCTAATTACAAAAAAAGAGGTCATGGATGCCATGCATTCCCATCTGTTATAA
- a CDS encoding insulinase family protein — MRNDFVTREQGNFSFHLLPSEKYVQTTIAVRIHLDLDEKMTTGAALLPYILLHGSERFRNDFIIQSKLDEEYGAKLGVSIDKKGDKQVLCLSLKFYNQKHKMIKPEILTVLLDLLTQPLITKKSVELEKKLHSRRIQNEIFNAYHYSYKKSFLYLQGNQQKLYLDQVGSIGDIETWNESKLRNLHQKILQTAPIHVYVIGDIDEEEVLEQLSSCLCGGVEASERSMIPPTPVQSPVKTYHCEKFQSKHAIITACSSTGGITLKSEKYPALVVFNRLLGGFPHSRLFMNVRNQLQAAYSIISILDAINGLLFIQTAIDPASEELVLRKMFGEMKSIKEGGCTQEELEATIKTLKNSYKLSQDSPVSLIDFHQNGIISGKVRTMTEMIDCIDRIELQDIQEVAQVFKGYSIFTLGEG, encoded by the coding sequence ATGAGAAATGATTTTGTCACAAGGGAGCAAGGGAATTTCAGTTTTCATCTTTTGCCTTCGGAGAAGTATGTTCAAACGACGATCGCCGTGAGAATCCATTTGGATCTGGATGAGAAAATGACTACGGGTGCTGCATTACTGCCCTACATATTGCTTCATGGAAGTGAACGATTTAGAAATGACTTTATCATCCAATCAAAGCTGGATGAAGAGTATGGAGCGAAACTAGGAGTCTCCATTGATAAAAAAGGCGATAAGCAGGTTTTATGTTTATCGCTAAAGTTTTATAATCAAAAGCATAAGATGATCAAACCGGAAATTTTGACAGTGTTACTTGATTTATTAACCCAGCCATTAATTACTAAAAAATCCGTTGAACTTGAAAAAAAGCTCCACTCACGAAGAATCCAAAATGAGATTTTTAATGCGTATCATTATTCGTATAAAAAGAGTTTTCTATATTTACAAGGAAATCAACAAAAATTGTATCTCGATCAGGTAGGTTCGATAGGTGATATCGAAACGTGGAATGAGTCAAAGTTGCGGAATCTCCACCAAAAGATACTTCAAACAGCCCCCATACATGTATACGTTATCGGTGACATTGATGAAGAAGAGGTGTTGGAACAATTAAGCAGCTGTTTATGCGGAGGAGTCGAAGCATCGGAGCGTTCCATGATACCTCCAACACCCGTGCAAAGCCCTGTAAAAACATATCATTGTGAAAAATTCCAGTCCAAACATGCCATAATCACAGCATGTTCCAGTACTGGTGGGATAACCTTGAAAAGCGAAAAATACCCGGCATTGGTGGTGTTCAACCGCCTTTTAGGCGGGTTCCCACACTCGAGGTTATTCATGAATGTAAGGAACCAGCTCCAAGCAGCTTATTCGATCATAAGCATATTGGATGCAATCAATGGCCTTCTGTTCATCCAAACGGCCATTGATCCGGCTTCTGAAGAATTGGTCCTTAGGAAAATGTTTGGTGAAATGAAGTCGATAAAAGAAGGAGGCTGCACCCAAGAGGAATTGGAGGCGACAATCAAAACATTGAAAAATAGTTACAAGCTTTCTCAAGACTCCCCCGTAAGTTTAATTGATTTTCATCAAAATGGGATAATCAGCGGAAAAGTTAGGACCATGACTGAAATGATAGATTGCATCGATCGCATCGAATTACAGGACATCCAGGAAGTGGCGCAAGTTTTTAAAGGCTATTCCATTTTCACTTTAGGAGAGGGATAG
- a CDS encoding MFS transporter: MHLFHPFKKYTPLLNEKRFTYLCLSESFSTLGNMAQGIALAAYIFTLSQSIFIFGLYLIIRFAPQFLLFSIAGNIVDKYSRRFTLTIINLLLALLTCVMAFNAHSTTIILIITLLIGIIELPYHPALSSSIPALVKKDQLGLANGLIGILTSIARVIGSAIAAFGLLNDTVIGLLIFNAVTFFIAGMITWTKLPTANEDSDRAQMKGTEESDDLEQSGLSTSITYIQKHSVLKNLIFGSFLVWGCLSITDVLLVPLLNSTIQGGEKYYGIYRFIAALGMLIGNYLAVPWRERYLSLKRTKYGFVVPLVILSFSSIGIAFSPLILGPILYLFLWIAMFLPSNLLNVELQSTPNNIRGKVISIADALDGILFILLTGLLPYLSHFISVKKLLIAASIPFVVISLILTYRFIKSVYINKKNKGLELT, encoded by the coding sequence TTGCATTTATTTCATCCATTTAAGAAATACACACCATTATTAAATGAAAAAAGGTTTACTTATTTATGCTTATCGGAGTCTTTTTCTACCCTTGGGAATATGGCCCAAGGGATAGCTCTAGCAGCATATATTTTCACCTTATCACAGTCGATATTCATCTTTGGTCTATATCTCATCATTCGTTTCGCCCCGCAATTCTTACTATTTTCCATAGCTGGGAATATAGTCGATAAATATTCAAGACGGTTCACCTTAACGATCATCAATCTCTTGTTGGCTCTTTTGACATGTGTAATGGCTTTTAATGCTCATAGTACAACCATCATCCTTATTATCACGCTTCTGATTGGGATCATCGAGCTGCCTTATCATCCTGCACTGTCCTCAAGCATTCCAGCATTGGTGAAGAAAGACCAGCTAGGGCTAGCTAATGGTCTAATCGGGATATTGACAAGTATAGCCAGAGTGATCGGTTCAGCTATTGCCGCTTTCGGATTATTAAATGACACTGTAATCGGTTTATTGATTTTCAATGCGGTTACATTTTTCATTGCCGGAATGATAACATGGACGAAGCTCCCCACTGCCAATGAAGATAGTGACCGAGCCCAAATGAAGGGGACTGAGGAAAGTGACGATCTTGAGCAAAGCGGGTTAAGCACTAGCATTACCTATATCCAAAAACACTCGGTTCTAAAAAACCTGATTTTCGGCTCTTTTTTGGTTTGGGGATGTCTAAGTATCACAGATGTTTTGTTAGTGCCCTTATTGAATTCCACGATTCAAGGCGGAGAGAAGTATTACGGGATTTATCGGTTCATTGCAGCCTTAGGTATGTTAATTGGGAATTACTTGGCTGTTCCTTGGAGAGAACGATATTTATCCTTGAAAAGAACTAAATATGGATTTGTAGTCCCGTTAGTCATTTTATCATTCAGCAGTATCGGCATTGCTTTCTCCCCACTCATATTAGGTCCGATATTATATTTGTTTTTATGGATAGCGATGTTTTTGCCTTCCAATCTCTTGAATGTTGAACTTCAATCCACCCCTAATAACATTAGGGGCAAGGTCATTTCGATAGCGGATGCATTGGATGGAATTCTCTTTATCTTGTTAACGGGTCTTTTACCTTATTTATCTCATTTCATAAGCGTGAAAAAATTGCTGATAGCCGCATCGATACCCTTCGTGGTGATAAGCTTGATTTTAACCTATAGGTTTATAAAATCGGTTTATATCAATAAAAAGAATAAAGGCTTGGAGTTAACATGA
- a CDS encoding HEXXH motif-containing putative peptide modification protein has protein sequence MKTIDFKNLLTPAPSNIGRDVHKQLLSLRNIKALELILQSNKEENLNWLGKAIDLLKTCDAAERDHVLNKPYVYLWIEKYKNFTSMGETEKQTWIWKGFVHIFLQLNKRVNPVLESLRLRFTVKPKDIFFLKDMTENQAAKEILVISENNDITFEVEHVLYSFDVHTFHKAFTLPFITNEVFWFEEYVNIASSAELRMNMEITEVVSEDINNSFEEALQLIKISWPEMFAEIDGNIENIVFFNPPGLPFFSDFRVHGTIFACHVARPVVKIAEWLIHEASHNRLNTIMCARPHIFNDMKPIYTSPWRDELRPLYGIYHGCFVHCRVLHFYRLLKKKRATYKGVSMESEIERISEELQLGLSTIEEHASLSPDGEALVHDMQNLVIADSK, from the coding sequence ATGAAAACAATTGATTTTAAGAATTTATTGACTCCGGCTCCTTCGAATATTGGAAGGGATGTTCATAAACAATTACTTTCTCTCAGAAATATTAAAGCGTTAGAGCTAATCCTTCAATCAAACAAGGAGGAAAATCTAAATTGGCTGGGAAAGGCAATCGACCTGCTCAAGACCTGCGATGCAGCGGAAAGGGATCATGTCCTTAATAAGCCATATGTTTATTTATGGATTGAAAAGTATAAAAATTTCACTTCCATGGGCGAAACCGAAAAGCAAACTTGGATTTGGAAAGGATTTGTGCACATATTCTTACAATTGAACAAAAGGGTAAATCCTGTGCTGGAAAGTTTAAGGCTCAGATTTACCGTGAAACCAAAGGATATTTTTTTCTTGAAGGACATGACAGAAAATCAAGCTGCTAAAGAAATCTTGGTAATAAGCGAAAATAACGACATCACTTTTGAAGTGGAACATGTCCTGTACAGTTTCGATGTTCATACCTTTCATAAAGCATTTACCCTTCCATTCATTACGAACGAAGTTTTTTGGTTTGAGGAATATGTGAACATTGCATCCTCTGCGGAATTGCGCATGAATATGGAAATAACTGAAGTAGTGTCCGAAGACATTAATAACTCCTTTGAAGAAGCGTTGCAATTAATCAAGATCAGCTGGCCAGAAATGTTTGCCGAGATTGATGGAAACATAGAGAATATCGTATTCTTCAACCCGCCTGGTCTGCCGTTCTTTTCCGATTTTCGAGTGCATGGAACCATCTTTGCCTGCCATGTTGCAAGACCTGTGGTGAAAATTGCTGAATGGTTAATTCATGAAGCAAGCCATAATAGATTGAATACAATCATGTGCGCTAGGCCCCACATTTTTAACGATATGAAGCCAATTTACACTTCACCATGGAGAGATGAATTAAGGCCGTTATACGGTATTTATCATGGATGTTTCGTCCATTGCAGAGTATTGCATTTCTATCGGCTATTGAAGAAAAAACGGGCCACTTACAAGGGAGTATCAATGGAATCGGAAATAGAGAGAATCAGCGAAGAGCTGCAATTGGGTTTATCAACGATTGAAGAACATGCATCATTGTCTCCTGATGGTGAAGCGCTTGTACATGATATGCAAAACTTGGTTATAGCTGATTCCAAGTAA
- a CDS encoding DUF692 family multinuclear iron-containing protein: MKTETQLENEVISGKRLGIGVAWIDSPEYLDFINKELDPSFHYIEVHLPSNIDNVPSNFEKIAHCSTLPLADLHEPTRKIIKDVFHQAKEIEAHWIGEHLSILGTTDGLQFGYIFAPIKDEDLKDRVIRRIKRYQETYGIPFVIELGPRYHDWGGVDVLEDYTLLKEISIEANIPIILDIPHTWATAKAFNKSFEELLSLLKGAHIAEIHIGASGVSKKGQISFEQSWNQLVICLEMFPEVRGITVELGKNTKTEDYCNTIREVSKRFQSSKWRINDENN, translated from the coding sequence ATGAAAACTGAAACACAACTGGAGAATGAAGTGATTTCAGGGAAAAGATTAGGGATCGGAGTGGCTTGGATAGATTCTCCGGAATATTTGGACTTTATAAATAAAGAGTTGGATCCTTCCTTCCACTATATTGAGGTGCACCTCCCATCGAATATTGATAACGTGCCATCGAATTTCGAGAAGATCGCTCATTGCAGCACGCTGCCATTGGCCGATTTACATGAACCGACAAGAAAGATAATAAAGGATGTTTTCCATCAAGCCAAGGAAATTGAAGCCCATTGGATAGGTGAGCACCTTTCAATCTTGGGAACGACGGATGGGCTTCAATTCGGTTATATTTTTGCTCCGATAAAAGATGAAGACCTGAAGGATAGAGTGATAAGAAGGATAAAAAGATATCAAGAAACCTATGGAATTCCATTTGTCATTGAATTAGGCCCCCGCTATCATGATTGGGGCGGAGTCGATGTTCTGGAGGACTATACCTTACTGAAAGAGATTTCCATTGAAGCCAATATTCCAATCATTCTCGATATTCCTCATACATGGGCAACAGCCAAAGCCTTTAATAAATCATTCGAGGAATTGTTAAGCCTCTTAAAAGGGGCCCATATTGCCGAAATTCATATCGGGGCAAGTGGCGTATCCAAAAAAGGGCAAATCTCATTTGAACAAAGTTGGAATCAGTTGGTCATTTGCCTTGAAATGTTCCCTGAAGTTAGGGGAATTACAGTCGAGCTGGGAAAAAATACGAAAACGGAAGACTATTGCAATACAATAAGGGAAGTATCTAAACGGTTCCAAAGCAGTAAATGGAGGATAAATGATGAAAACAATTGA
- the asnB gene encoding asparagine synthase (glutamine-hydrolyzing): protein MCGISGFFGREDNKPIYVKTCLNEMEHRGPDDCSIVELDEIVMGTVRLSIRDSSEKANQPFVSSSGRWIITFNGELNNFQQLRHELNRCWVTECDTEVLAELFETYGKEGVRKLKGMYAIAAFDTYTDKLFLARDFPGIKPLYWTKTEIGAYIYASEFPALLNTLKALDEDCNMTEAQVYEYLMYRDTLLEPNTLINSIKKVSPGEILELSLDKEALSDKVSGVHEKNEPLDLERLFTKAITSVIEPKQKMGMFLSGGVDSSTVLSEMVSQGAEVEAFTLRYEKTGEFSYSEVPFSKYVCEFLNVPLHEVILTEKDFIELLPQALANQDGLSMDPTIVAYYALGEAAEKRGLKVVITGTGSDEIFGSYDWLHSDSIERFDHWMKSATTKSLLRMDEQVWKNISDSSFLERKHKIETFMSVGGNLGDAIRLFGFYHLEADALPRVDLGTMNSSVECRVPLLDQDFVQAALSMPPDKEKSLFRSLSKNRIPIEIQQRPKCGFPHPVFIWMKHGELGRVAYDFLKISQLKDVINFEELDKFLNDGSSLLGRNPSARLYDVGSSFWYIYSFALWCEIHKVRLPNLKKCKEVYYEN, encoded by the coding sequence ATGTGCGGAATATCGGGTTTTTTTGGAAGGGAAGATAATAAACCTATCTATGTAAAGACTTGTTTAAATGAAATGGAGCATCGAGGACCTGATGATTGCAGCATTGTGGAATTAGATGAAATCGTCATGGGAACAGTTAGATTGTCGATTAGGGATTCAAGTGAAAAAGCGAATCAGCCATTCGTAAGTTCCTCTGGCCGGTGGATTATCACTTTCAATGGGGAGCTAAATAATTTTCAACAATTGAGGCATGAGCTGAACCGTTGTTGGGTGACGGAATGCGATACAGAAGTCCTGGCAGAGCTTTTTGAAACGTATGGGAAAGAAGGGGTGCGGAAATTAAAGGGGATGTATGCCATCGCCGCTTTCGATACGTATACGGACAAGCTTTTCTTAGCACGTGATTTCCCTGGAATCAAGCCGTTATATTGGACAAAAACGGAAATTGGCGCATATATCTATGCTTCGGAATTCCCTGCGCTCCTTAATACGTTGAAAGCCTTGGATGAAGATTGCAATATGACGGAAGCACAAGTGTATGAATATCTCATGTACCGGGATACCCTGCTTGAACCCAATACCTTGATAAATTCCATTAAAAAGGTCTCTCCAGGGGAAATTCTCGAATTAAGTCTTGATAAAGAGGCCCTTTCAGATAAGGTGTCAGGTGTCCATGAAAAAAACGAGCCCTTAGATTTAGAAAGGCTTTTCACGAAGGCCATTACCAGCGTAATTGAACCGAAACAAAAAATGGGGATGTTTCTTTCAGGAGGAGTGGATTCTAGTACCGTATTATCAGAAATGGTATCGCAAGGAGCCGAGGTGGAGGCATTTACTCTAAGGTATGAAAAAACAGGTGAATTCTCTTATTCCGAAGTGCCCTTTAGTAAGTATGTCTGTGAATTTTTGAATGTACCCTTGCATGAAGTGATTCTAACGGAAAAAGATTTTATTGAATTGTTGCCCCAAGCGTTAGCCAACCAAGACGGATTATCGATGGATCCAACGATAGTCGCTTATTATGCTTTAGGCGAAGCGGCAGAAAAAAGAGGTCTGAAGGTTGTTATTACCGGCACCGGAAGCGATGAAATATTCGGAAGCTATGATTGGCTGCATTCCGATTCAATAGAACGGTTCGATCATTGGATGAAATCGGCCACAACCAAAAGTCTTTTAAGGATGGATGAACAAGTCTGGAAAAATATAAGTGATTCAAGTTTTCTGGAAAGAAAACATAAAATTGAAACATTTATGTCTGTTGGAGGAAATTTAGGCGATGCGATCCGGCTCTTCGGCTTTTATCATTTAGAAGCTGATGCACTGCCGCGGGTCGATCTTGGGACCATGAATTCCTCAGTGGAGTGCAGAGTGCCTTTGCTTGACCAAGATTTTGTCCAGGCTGCCCTATCCATGCCGCCCGATAAGGAAAAAAGCCTTTTTCGCAGTCTCAGTAAGAATAGAATTCCCATTGAAATACAGCAAAGGCCAAAATGCGGGTTTCCGCATCCTGTATTTATATGGATGAAGCATGGCGAATTAGGACGGGTTGCTTATGACTTTTTAAAAATAAGTCAGCTGAAAGACGTGATCAATTTTGAGGAATTAGATAAATTCCTGAATGATGGCTCAAGCCTTTTAGGTAGGAATCCTTCTGCCCGCTTATATGATGTGGGGAGCTCGTTCTGGTATATATATAGTTTTGCACTATGGTGTGAGATACATAAGGTAAGATTACCTAATTTGAAGAAGTGTAAGGAGGTATATTATGAAAACTGA
- a CDS encoding peptide MFS transporter translates to MATINKQKIVDSVPQKGFFGNPKGLFTLFFTEFWERFSYYGMKAILVYYMYYEVSKGGLGLDETTALALVSIYGSLVYMSGIIGGWFADRIFGTSKAVFYGGILIMLGHIVLAVPGSLSMFFVSMVLIVLGTGLLKPNVSSIVGEIYAENDERRDSGFSIFYMGINMGAFLSPFVVGTVGMNYSFHLGFGLAAIGMLIGLIVFVATKKKNLGLAGTVPANPLSQDEKKATFTKIGIGALIVAVLIGISAYAGILTIKTFISLVGILGIVIPTLYFIFMYRSPKTTSVERSRLIAYIPLFIAAVMFWAIQEQGATILASYADKRTQLNFAGIEINPAWFQSLNPLFIITLAPVFAWLWIKLGKRQPTIPQKFSIGLLFAGLSFLVILLPVYFSGSESLVNPLWLVLSYFLVVLGELCLSPVGLSATTKLAPAAFSAQTMSLWFLASAAAQALNAQIVRFYTPQTEMAYFGVIGVASIILGLALLALSPKIQGYMKGIR, encoded by the coding sequence ATGGCAACGATTAATAAACAGAAAATTGTGGATAGTGTACCTCAAAAAGGTTTTTTTGGAAATCCTAAAGGATTATTCACACTTTTCTTTACTGAGTTCTGGGAGCGATTCTCCTATTATGGCATGAAGGCCATTCTTGTTTACTATATGTATTATGAAGTTTCCAAAGGGGGACTAGGCCTTGATGAAACCACGGCCCTTGCCCTTGTTTCCATATACGGGTCTTTAGTGTACATGTCCGGCATCATTGGCGGCTGGTTCGCCGATAGGATTTTCGGGACCTCGAAAGCGGTATTCTACGGGGGAATCCTGATCATGCTCGGGCATATCGTCCTTGCTGTACCAGGCAGTCTTTCCATGTTCTTTGTATCCATGGTACTTATCGTACTAGGTACTGGTTTATTGAAACCAAACGTCTCCAGCATTGTCGGTGAAATCTACGCAGAAAATGACGAACGCCGGGATTCCGGTTTCAGCATCTTCTATATGGGTATCAACATGGGTGCATTCCTTTCGCCGTTCGTTGTCGGTACGGTTGGAATGAACTACAGTTTCCACCTAGGTTTTGGACTGGCGGCAATTGGTATGCTGATCGGGCTTATCGTCTTTGTTGCCACAAAGAAAAAGAACCTTGGACTTGCTGGAACGGTTCCTGCAAATCCTTTATCACAAGATGAAAAGAAAGCGACCTTCACTAAAATTGGAATAGGTGCCTTGATCGTAGCTGTTCTCATTGGCATCAGTGCCTATGCAGGGATCTTGACGATTAAAACCTTTATTAGTCTTGTTGGTATCCTAGGAATCGTTATTCCGACGCTTTACTTCATTTTCATGTATCGCAGCCCGAAAACGACTTCCGTCGAACGGTCCCGCTTGATCGCCTATATTCCTTTGTTTATCGCAGCGGTCATGTTCTGGGCGATTCAAGAGCAAGGAGCAACCATCTTGGCAAGCTATGCAGACAAACGCACACAGCTTAATTTTGCCGGAATTGAAATAAACCCGGCCTGGTTCCAATCATTGAATCCTTTGTTCATCATTACCCTTGCACCAGTATTCGCCTGGTTATGGATTAAACTAGGAAAGCGCCAGCCGACCATTCCGCAAAAATTCTCAATAGGCTTGCTGTTCGCCGGGTTATCCTTCCTGGTGATCCTGCTTCCAGTTTATTTCAGCGGATCAGAGTCATTGGTCAACCCATTATGGCTTGTACTTAGCTATTTCCTAGTCGTGCTGGGCGAGCTTTGTTTATCGCCGGTTGGACTTTCAGCAACGACTAAATTGGCTCCGGCTGCCTTCTCGGCACAAACGATGAGCCTGTGGTTCCTGGCAAGTGCAGCAGCGCAAGCATTGAACGCGCAAATCGTCAGATTCTACACGCCGCAAACCGAAATGGCATACTTTGGCGTGATCGGTGTTGCTTCCATCATCCTTGGACTGGCCCTTCTGGCCTTATCACCAAAAATTCAAGGATACATGAAAGGCATTCGCTAA